The proteins below come from a single Jaculus jaculus isolate mJacJac1 chromosome X, mJacJac1.mat.Y.cur, whole genome shotgun sequence genomic window:
- the Morf4l2 gene encoding mortality factor 4-like protein 2 has protein sequence MSSRKQASQTRGQQSTEEDNFKKPTRSNMQRSKMRGAASGKKSAGSQAKSLEPALPGRWGGRSAENPPSGSVRKTRKNKQKTPGNGDGGSTSEVPQPPRKKRARADPTVESEEAFKNRMEVKVKIPEELKPWLVEDWDLVTRQKQLFQLPAKKNVDAILEEYANCKKSQGNVDNKEYAVNEVVAGIKEYFNVMLGTQLLYKFERPQYAEILLAHPDAPMSQVYGAPHLLRLFVRIGAMLAYTPLDEKSLALLLGYLHDFLKYLAKNSASLFTASDYKVASADYHRKAL, from the coding sequence ATGAGTTCCAGAAAGCAGGCTTCTCAAACTCGTGGACAACAATCTACTGAAGAAGACAACTTTAAGAAGCCCACACGAAGTAACATGCAGAGAAGTAAAATGAGAGGAGCTGCCTCAGGAAAGAAGTCTGCTGGTTCTCAGGCTAAGAGTCTTGAACCAGCTCTTCCAGGAAGATGGGGGGGTCGCTCTGCAGAGAATCCCCCTTCAGGATCTGTGAGGAAGACAAGAAAGAACAAGCAGAAGACTCCTGGAAATGGAGACGGTGGCAGTACCAGTGAAGTACCCCAGCCCCCACGGAAGAAGAGGGCTCGGGCAGACCCCACTGTGGAAAGTGAGGAGGCATTTAAAAATAGGATGGAAGTCAAAGTGAAGATTCCTGAAGAATTAAAACCATGGCTTGTTGAGGACTGGGACTTAGTTACTAGGCAGAAGCAGCTATTCCAACTccctgctaaaaagaatgtagaTGCCATTCTTGAGGAATATGCAAATTGCAAGAAATCACAGGGCAATGTTGATAATAAAGAGTATGCGGTTAATGAAGTTGTGGCAGgaataaaagaatatttcaatGTGATGTTGGGCACTCAGTTGCTCTACAAGTTTGAAAGGCCCCAGTATGCCGAAATCCTCTTGGCTCACCCTGATGCTCCAATGTCCCAGGTTTATGGAGCACCACACCTGCTGAGATTATTTGTGAGAATTGGGGCAATGTTGGCCTATACACCCCTTGATGAGAAAAGCCTTGCATTATTGTTGGGCTATTTGCATGATTTCCTTAAATATCTGGCAAAGAATTCAGCATCTCTGTTTACTGCCAGTGATTACAAAGTGGCTTCTGCTGATTATCATCGCAAAGCCCTGTGA